From bacterium:
TGGCCCGCGAGATCATGACCCACCCCGTGACCACCATCGAGCGGGCGCTCACCCTGGCGAAGGCGCGCGCCGTGCACCAGCGCACCAGCCTGCACGTGCTCCCCGTCGTCGACCGCGGCCGCTTCCTCGGGATCATCGGCCGGCCGGTGGTGGAGAAGGCGGTCCGGCACGGCTTCGGCGAGCACCCGGTGTCCGACTACATGAGCACCGAGCTGGAGACCGTCGCGCCGACGGCGACGTTCGCGCGCGTCGAGGAGATCATGCTCGACCGCGGGCAGCGCTTCCTGCCGGTCGTGCGCGCAGGCCGGCTCGTCGGCGCGATCACCCGGACTGACTACCTGCGTGCGCTGCGCGCCGAGGCCGCGCGCGCCGCCCCGGCGGGGTCCTGGCGCCGCGCGCCGCTGCGCGAGGTGCACCGCCGCGACGTGCGCGCTCTCATCCGCGAGCGCGTCATCCCGGCGCTGCAGGAGCTGCTCGCCGCGATCGGCCGCGAGGCCGACGCCGCAGGACTGCGCGCCTACCTCGTCGGGGGCTGGGTGCGCGATCTGCTCCTGCACGAGGAGAACCAGGACCTCGACGTCATGGTCGAGGGCGACGGGATCGCGTTCGCGCGACGGCTCGCCGAGCGCCTCGGCGGCCGCGTCCACGCGCACCCGCGCTTCGAGACGGCGCTGGTCGCCCTCCCCGACGGGACGCGGCTCGACGTCGCGACGGCCCGCGCGGAGTACTACGAGGCCCCCGGGGCGCTGCCGACGGTCGTCCACGGCAACGTCAAGATGGACCTGCTGCGGCGCGACTTCACGATCAACGCGCTGGCCGTGCAGCTCAACCCGGCCCAGTTCGGCACGCTGCTGGACTTCTTCGGCGGTCTGCGCGACCTGCACGACCGGGTGGTGCAGGTCCTGCACAACCTGAGCTTCGTCGAGGATCCGACGCGCGTTTTCCGGGCGATCCGCTTCGAGCAGCGGCTGCACTTCGCGCTCGGGGAGTCGACGCACCGGCTCATCCGCGACGCCGTCGCCAAGGGGCTCTTCGAGACGCTGGCCGGCCCGCGGATCTTCGGCGAGCTGGCGCTGATCCTGCGCGAGAAGAACCCGCTCCCCGCCCTCCAGCGCATGGAGGAGCTCGGCGTGCTCCGCTACGTGCACCCGCGGCTGCGGGTGACGCGCGCCGTGCTCCGCCTCTTCGGGTCGCTGCGGCGCAAGCTGGCGGCGCTCGGCGAACAGGGGCGCGAGTGCTGCTGGCTGCTGTACCTCGCCGCGCTCTGCGAGGGCCTCGGCCCGCGGGGCGTCGCGGGCCTGTGCGGGCGCCTCGTGGTCGCGCCGCGCATCGCGGCGCGCCTGGCCGTCCTCGTCGGCGAGGGCCGGCGCGTCCAGAAGCGCCTGGAGGAGATGCGGCCCTGGCGACCGGCCGCGGTGCACGCGCTGCTCGCGCAGTGGCCGCGTGAGCTGGCGATCTACGTCTGGGCGCGCACGACGCGGCGCGGCGCCGCCGACGCGGTGCGCGCCTACCTCGCGGAGGGGGCGCGGGTCGCAACGGAACTGAAAGGGCGCGACCTGCTCGCGCTCGGCTACAGACCCGGTCCGATCTTCCGCGAGATCCTCGCGGCGCTGCTGGCGGAGAAGCTCGAGGGACGCGTGCGCACCCGCGAGGACGAGCTGGTCTGGGTGCGCGAGCACCACCCGCCCGGGCGCTGAGCCCGGCGACGCCCGTTCACTTTCGTCTCGCCACTGGTGCACGTGCCCGTGCGGGCGAGGCGGTGCCGTGCGGCCGCTGAGTTGCGCGCTCGACCTGGGCCTGTCCGGCCCTGCGCTCGAAACGCATGACTCGCCCTACGGGCTCAAACATTGCGTTTCGCCCTCCGGGCCGCTCCGGTCCGGCCGCCCAGGTTCCCTCGCGCTCCACCATGCGTCCGCCCGTCACCGCCCCGCCCCCGCTCTTTGCCAGGCCGACGTGTTCATCGCAATCTCGACCGCCGGTCTGGGCAGAGCCACGGCGCGGGTGCTCACGGTTTGGACAGGGGGAGACAGCAGCGCAGCTGCGCCAGACAGGGCGAAGCGCCCACGGGTGGCAGCGCAATTCAAGTAGCGCATCGGGCGCCGCGCCGGGTCGGGCGGTCTACTTGTACTTGACCAGGAGGAGATCGTAGGCGCCCGCACCGGCCCACGTCGTTCCCACCACGTGAACGCTGCCGTCCGGCCCGACCGCGACGCCGATTCCCTCGTCGCCGAACCCGCCGTCATACATCTTGGTCCAGAGGGCGGTCCCGTCTGGGGAATACTTTCGCAGCAGGAGATCCTGGTACCCCCTGGGGGCGATTACGGAGCCGGCGACATAGACGCTGCCGTCTTCCCGGACCGCCACGCCCCGGCCG
This genomic window contains:
- a CDS encoding CBS domain-containing protein, translating into MDIITTHQEAEFDSFASMIAAKKLYPGAKLVFSGSQERALREYLRASPRRFATLRPRAIDPAQVGRLILVDTRRRDRIGPLAEIAGRPGVEVHVYDHHPASGQDLAGAVEVVAEVGANTTLMVEILRRRGLVLSPEEATLLALGIYEDTGALTFASTTPRDLQAAAWLLEQGANLNIVANHIGRDLTPEQVLLLNDLLRSLRRHVIRGVEVAVATASRPGYIGDLAVLTGKLRDMENLAAVFVAVRMGSRVYVVGRSRVGAVDAGAVTARLGGGGHPTAAAAAVREPRLAPVKARLLTALRETVVPPRLAREIMTHPVTTIERALTLAKARAVHQRTSLHVLPVVDRGRFLGIIGRPVVEKAVRHGFGEHPVSDYMSTELETVAPTATFARVEEIMLDRGQRFLPVVRAGRLVGAITRTDYLRALRAEAARAAPAGSWRRAPLREVHRRDVRALIRERVIPALQELLAAIGREADAAGLRAYLVGGWVRDLLLHEENQDLDVMVEGDGIAFARRLAERLGGRVHAHPRFETALVALPDGTRLDVATARAEYYEAPGALPTVVHGNVKMDLLRRDFTINALAVQLNPAQFGTLLDFFGGLRDLHDRVVQVLHNLSFVEDPTRVFRAIRFEQRLHFALGESTHRLIRDAVAKGLFETLAGPRIFGELALILREKNPLPALQRMEELGVLRYVHPRLRVTRAVLRLFGSLRRKLAALGEQGRECCWLLYLAALCEGLGPRGVAGLCGRLVVAPRIAARLAVLVGEGRRVQKRLEEMRPWRPAAVHALLAQWPRELAIYVWARTTRRGAADAVRAYLAEGARVATELKGRDLLALGYRPGPIFREILAALLAEKLEGRVRTREDELVWVREHHPPGR